From the genome of Thermaerobacter marianensis DSM 12885:
TGATGCGGGGGGGGGCCGCCGACGCTGCCGCGGCCGCCTTCCCCGAGTGGTCGGAGACGGGCCCCGGCGAGCACCGGCGATTGCTGCTCAAGGCAGCGGACCTACTGGAGGAGCGGGCAGCCCCTTCGTCGAGGCCATGACGGAGGAGATCGGGACCACGGAGGCATGGGCCCGCTTCAACGTGGAGCTGGCGTCCGGTATGTTCCGGGAGGCCGCGTCACTGACCACGCAAAGCACGGGTGAGGTCATTCCTTCCGACCGCCCCGCACGTTCGCCTTCTCCGTCCGCCAACTCGTCGGCGTGATTCAGAGCATCGCACCCTGGCATGCTCCCGTCATCCTCGACGCGAGGGCCATCGCCACGCCGCTGGCCTGCGGCAACACTTGGTGTTCAAGACGTCGGAGGTATGCCCGCGCACCCACTATCTCATCGCCGAGGTCGTCGAGGAGGCGAGCTTCCCCGCCGGGGTGCTAAACGTATTGCGCAACACCCCCGAAGACGCCGCCCAGGTGGTCGGCGCTCTGATCGATCACCCGGTGGTGCGGCGCATCAACTTCACCGGTTCGACCCGCATGGGGCGGGCCATCGCGGAACGGGCGGCGAGGCACCTCAAGCCCGTGCTCATCGAACTGGGCGGGAAAGCCCCGGTGCTGGTCCTTCATGACGCTGACCTGAAGAAATCCGCCAAGGCGACCACCTTCGGCGCCTTCGCCAACCAGGGGCAGATCTGCACGTCGACCGATAGAATCATCGTCGGCCGGAGGGTCGCTGATGACCTGGTCGAGCGCGTGGCGATCCGGACCTCGCGGCTGGTGACCGGGGACCCCCGCAGCGGGAACACACCCCTCGGGTGCCTGGTGAGCCACCAGGCGGCTGCCCGCATCCACCGGCTGCTCGACGATGCTCTGGCCCAGGGAGCCCGTCTCGTCACGGGAGGGCGGCCCGATGGCCTGCTGATAAACGCCACGGTCATCGAGGATGTGACGCTGGCCATGGACCTGTTTCCTGTTTGATGAAAAAGCTTTCGGGCCGGTGGTTGCGTGACCCGCTTCGGCTCCGAAGAGGCCGTGCGGCCGGTCAACGACAGCGAATACGGCCTGGCCGCCGCCATCTGCACCAGGGACGTGGGGCGAGCACTGAACATCTCCAGGCGCATTCGCTCCGGCATCTGCCACATCAACGGCCCGACGGTACTTGACGAGGCCCAGATGCCCGTCGGCGGCGTGGGCGCCAGCGGGTATGGTCGCTTTGGCGGCAAGGCCACCATCGCTGAGTTCACGGAGTTGCGCTAGATCACGATTCAGATGCATCCACTCTAGTACCCTCTGGGGTTAAGCCGCTGCAGTACCCTCTGGGGTGAAACCGCACCCCCGGCCGCAAGCCGCCCCCGGCGGGAGCCGCCAGTTGGAGCGGTCTGCGGACGATGCAAGTGCGGGAACTGTGGCTACCCCATTCCTTTGGGGGCCCCCGCGTCCTGGGCCGCGACGTCCCGCTCCCCAACCGTCGGCACCCCCTCCCCAGCCCGCAGGTGGCAGGCGACCCAATGACCGCCGCCGATGTCCACCAGCGGCGGCTCCTTCTCGCGGCAGACCGCCTCTGCCAGCGGGCAGCGGGTGTGGAAGCGGCAGCCCTGCGGCGGGTTGAGGGGGCTGGGCACGTCGCCCTGGAGGATGATGCGCTCCCGCTTCACGGTGGGGTCGGGAATGGGGATGGCCGACAGCAGCGCTTCGGTGTAGGGGTGCCGGGGATTTCGATAGAGCTCCTGCCTGTCGGCAAGCTCCACTAGCTTACCCAGGTACATCACGCCGACGCGGTTGGAGATGTGCTTCACGGCCGCAAGGCCGTGGGCGATGAACAGGTAGGTGAGGCCAAACTCCTTCTGCAGGTCGGCCAGGAGGTTGAGGATCTGGGCCTGGATCGAGACGTCGAGAGCCGACACCGGCTCGTCGCAGACGATGAGCTTCGGGTTC
Proteins encoded in this window:
- a CDS encoding aldehyde dehydrogenase family protein translates to MMRGGAADAAAAAFPEWSETGPGEHRRLLLKAADLLEERAAPSSRP